The following proteins come from a genomic window of Microtus ochrogaster isolate Prairie Vole_2 unplaced genomic scaffold, MicOch1.0 UNK1, whole genome shotgun sequence:
- the Wnt5b gene encoding protein Wnt-5b, whose product MLVPGHWDGLRLTMPSLMLLFIAALLSSWAQLLTDASSWWSLALNPVQRPEMFIIGAQPVCSQLPGLSPGQRKLCQLYQEHMSYIGEGAKTGIRECQHQFRQRRWNCSTVDNMSVFGRVMQIGSRETAFTYAVSAAGVVNAISRACREGELSTCGCSRTARPKDLPRDWLWGGCGDNVEYGYRFAKEFVDAREREKNFAKGSEEQGRALMNLQNNEAGRRAVYKMADIACKCHGVSGSCSLKTCWLQLAEFRKVGDRLKEKYDSAAAMRVTRQGKLELANSRFNQPTPEDLVYVDPSPDYCLRNETTGSLGTQGRLCNKTSEGMDGCELMCCGRGYDRFKSVQVERCHCRFHWCCFVRCKKCTEIVDQYVCK is encoded by the exons ATGTTGGTCCCAGGGCACTGGGATGGGCTGAGGTTGACCATGCCCAGCCTGATGTTGCTGTTCATAGCAGCTCTGCTCTCCAGCTGGGCCCAGCTCCTGACTGATGCCAGCTCCTGGTG GTCGCTAGCTCTGAACCCGGTGCAGAGACCTGAGATGTTCATCATTGGTGCTCAGCCTGTGTGCAGCCAGCTTCCCGGGCTTTCCCCAGGCCAGAGAAAGCTGTGTCAGCTGTATCAGGAGCACATGTCCTACATCGGGGAGGGAGCCAAGACGGGCATCAGGGAGTGCCAGCACCAGTTCCGGCAGAGGCGGTGGAACTGCAGCACTGTGGACAACATGTCTGTCTTTGGCAGAGTCATGCAGATAG GTAGCCGGGAGACTGCCTTCACCTATGCAGTGAGTGCTGCCGGGGTGGTGAATGCCATCAGCCGCGCTTGCCGAGAGGGTGAGCTGTCCACCTGTGGCTGCAGCCGGACGGCGAGGCCCAAGGACCTGCCACGAGACTGGCTGTGGGGTGGCTGTGGGGACAATGTGGAGTACGGCTACCGCTTTGCCAAAGAGTTTGTAGACGCCCGAGAGCGTGAGAAGAACTTTGCCAAGGGATCAGAAGAGCAGGGCCGAGCCCTCATGAACCTGCAGAACAACGAGGCTGGCCGCCGG gcTGTGTATAAGATGGCTGACATCGCCTGCAAATGCCACGGCGTCTCAGGGTCCTGCAGCCTCAAGACCTGCTGGCTCCAGCTGGCTGAGTTCCGCAAGGTGGGGGACCGGCTGAAGGAGAAGTACGACAGTGCCGCGGCCATGCGTGTCACCCGCCAGGGCAAGCTGGAGCTGGCTAACAGCCGCTTCAACCAGCCCACCCCGGAGGACCTGGTCTACGTGGACCCCAGCCCTGACTACTGCCTGCGCAATGAGACCACAGGCTCACTGGGCACCCAGGGCCGCCTCTGCAACAAGACCTCAGAGGgcatggatggctgtgagctcaTGTGCTGTGGCCGTGGCTATGACCGCTTCAAGAGCGTCCAGGTGGAGCGTTGCCACTGCAGGTTCCACTGGTGTTGCTTTGTCAGGTGCAAAAAATGCACTGAGATCGTGGACCAGTATGTCTGTAAATGA